Part of the Methylophaga nitratireducenticrescens genome is shown below.
TACCAGCAAGTGATCATGGATCACAACAAGCGTCCGCGTAATTTTCGTGAAATCGAACATGCCAACCATCTGGCGCATGGCAATAATCCGTTATGTGGTGACAAGCTGGTGGTTTACGTCAAACTTGAAGGTGACGTCATTGAAGATGTCAGCTTCAAGGGCAGTGGCTGTGCTATCTCCATGGCCTCTGCATCACTGATGACAGAAGCGCTGAAAGGCAAAACGCTGGAGGAAGCCCAGGCCATTTATGATCAGGTTCATAAGTCACTGACCGGTGAAGAGACGGATCGAAACCTGCTGGGCAAGCTGGAAGTGTTAAGTGGTGTGAAAGAGTTTCCGGCACGGGTAAAATGCGCGACTTTGTCCTGGCATACCGTGCATGCAGCGATAGACAGCGAC
Proteins encoded:
- the sufU gene encoding Fe-S cluster assembly sulfur transfer protein SufU yields the protein MSDLRELYQQVIMDHNKRPRNFREIEHANHLAHGNNPLCGDKLVVYVKLEGDVIEDVSFKGSGCAISMASASLMTEALKGKTLEEAQAIYDQVHKSLTGEETDRNLLGKLEVLSGVKEFPARVKCATLSWHTVHAAIDSDHDISISTE